A genome region from Arthrobacter sp. V1I9 includes the following:
- a CDS encoding tRNA (cytidine(34)-2'-O)-methyltransferase encodes MFRILFHAPEIPGNTGNAIRLAAITGAELHLVEPLGFDFSDAKLRRAGLDYHDLAVVTVHGSMDEAWQHLQPERVYAFTSDGSASYTDIAYQPGDVLMFGRESVGLPPELKTDPHVTSTVRLPMLPALRSLNLANAASIAVYEAWRQQGFAGARI; translated from the coding sequence GTGTTCCGCATCCTCTTCCACGCCCCCGAAATCCCCGGCAATACCGGAAACGCCATCCGCCTGGCAGCCATCACCGGCGCCGAGCTGCACCTGGTGGAGCCCTTGGGCTTCGACTTCTCGGATGCGAAACTCCGCCGGGCGGGCCTCGATTACCACGACCTCGCGGTGGTCACCGTGCACGGAAGCATGGACGAGGCCTGGCAGCATCTCCAGCCGGAACGCGTGTATGCGTTCACCTCTGACGGAAGTGCCAGCTACACGGACATTGCCTACCAGCCCGGTGACGTGCTGATGTTCGGCCGGGAATCGGTGGGCCTGCCGCCGGAACTGAAGACGGACCCGCACGTCACGTCCACCGTACGGCTGCCCATGTTGCCCGCACTGCGCTCGCTTAACCTGGCCAACGCCGCCTCCATCGCCGTCTACGAAGCTTGGCGCCAGCAGGGTTTCGCCGGCGCGCGGATCTGA
- a CDS encoding electron transfer flavoprotein subunit alpha/FixB family protein, translating to MAKVLVFIDNPGTALKKSSLELLTLARSLGESVVALNGELHDDVTAAFGEYGVSAVLRPSVRDLNDYLVAPKAAYLAAAAQSTGATIVLLDNSPEGKEVAARLGIRLNAGVITDVVGVDADGTAHKSVLAGSYNTACKATTPVSVLTLKANNVTPEPAAAPSAPEVVTVDVPVGSTDAAARITAREQKVASGRPDLTDARIVVAGGRGLDGDFGPVEELADALGAAVGASRAATDAGWISHDAQVGQTGKTVSPQLYISAGISGAIQQKAGMQTAKVIVAVNKDAESPVFEIADFGIVGDLFDVLPQATAEIKKRKG from the coding sequence ATGGCAAAAGTACTTGTATTTATTGACAACCCCGGCACCGCGCTCAAGAAGAGCAGCCTCGAGCTGCTGACCCTGGCACGGTCCCTCGGGGAAAGCGTCGTTGCCCTCAACGGGGAACTGCACGATGACGTAACAGCTGCCTTCGGCGAGTACGGCGTCAGCGCCGTTCTCCGCCCCTCCGTGCGGGACTTGAACGACTACCTGGTCGCACCCAAGGCCGCCTACCTTGCCGCCGCAGCGCAAAGCACCGGAGCCACCATCGTGCTGCTGGACAATTCCCCGGAGGGCAAGGAAGTTGCCGCCCGCCTGGGAATCCGCCTCAACGCCGGCGTTATTACCGACGTGGTTGGCGTGGATGCTGACGGAACGGCCCACAAGTCCGTCCTTGCCGGTTCCTACAACACTGCCTGCAAAGCCACCACGCCCGTGTCCGTGCTGACCCTCAAGGCCAACAACGTGACTCCGGAGCCGGCCGCGGCACCCAGCGCCCCGGAGGTCGTCACGGTTGACGTTCCCGTTGGAAGCACCGATGCCGCCGCCCGGATCACCGCGCGCGAGCAGAAGGTGGCCAGCGGCCGCCCGGACCTGACCGACGCCCGCATCGTGGTGGCCGGCGGACGCGGCCTCGACGGCGACTTCGGACCCGTGGAAGAACTCGCAGACGCACTGGGAGCCGCTGTGGGAGCCTCACGTGCGGCAACCGACGCCGGCTGGATCAGCCACGACGCCCAGGTGGGGCAGACCGGCAAGACCGTTTCGCCGCAGTTGTACATCTCCGCCGGCATCTCCGGTGCCATCCAGCAGAAAGCCGGCATGCAGACGGCAAAGGTGATCGTCGCAGTGAACAAGGACGCCGAATCACCGGTGTTCGAGATCGCGGACTTTGGCATCGTCGGAGACCTCTTCGACGTCCTCCCGCAGGCTACGGCAGAGATCAAGAAGCGAAAAGGCTGA
- a CDS encoding J domain-containing protein: MTESSSHYQVLRVAVTATEKEIKVAYRRAARTAHPDHGGDAAAFRRVTSAYETLIDPQRRKAYDRSYAAGTAGEKADSEPHFDAPAAGSRASATVHRTGGSRNTAGDPPVYIPPYSPAARDVVPLIPLAEASQQVHGMPRKRGIFGAEARIQREMRTVQLLTRQVLPAIPAARLINGLQSPADNSHIDHAVLSGYRLALIGSMLLPKGAYAWDGRTLNHGGRSVAPPQLAHVVRAMQDIFPELNITGWTVVHSPGGNLHEPVIDQHRRSAGALESVRIVNAAGMVRGLKEFLASGPAPNTVNVPVLARLLRGMH, encoded by the coding sequence TTGACCGAGAGCAGCTCCCACTACCAGGTGCTTCGCGTGGCAGTCACCGCCACCGAGAAGGAAATAAAGGTGGCCTACCGGCGCGCCGCCCGCACGGCCCACCCGGACCACGGCGGGGACGCCGCAGCTTTCCGCCGGGTGACCAGCGCCTATGAAACCCTCATCGATCCACAACGCAGGAAAGCCTACGACCGCTCCTACGCTGCAGGCACCGCCGGGGAGAAAGCGGATTCGGAACCGCACTTTGATGCGCCGGCCGCAGGCAGCAGGGCTTCGGCCACCGTGCACAGGACCGGCGGCAGCCGCAACACTGCCGGGGACCCTCCCGTCTACATTCCGCCCTACAGTCCTGCGGCCCGCGACGTGGTCCCCCTGATCCCCCTGGCAGAAGCCAGCCAGCAGGTCCACGGCATGCCGCGGAAGCGCGGGATCTTCGGGGCCGAAGCGCGGATACAGCGCGAGATGCGCACAGTCCAGCTCTTGACCCGCCAGGTGCTGCCCGCGATTCCGGCCGCGCGGCTCATCAATGGCCTGCAGTCACCGGCGGACAACAGCCACATCGACCACGCCGTGCTCTCCGGCTACCGGCTGGCGCTGATCGGCTCCATGCTTTTGCCCAAGGGCGCGTATGCCTGGGACGGCAGGACCCTCAACCACGGCGGACGCTCCGTGGCCCCGCCGCAGCTGGCACACGTAGTAAGGGCGATGCAGGACATTTTTCCGGAATTGAACATCACCGGCTGGACCGTGGTGCACAGCCCCGGCGGGAATCTTCACGAGCCCGTGATTGACCAGCACCGCCGCTCGGCCGGTGCGTTGGAAAGCGTCAGGATCGTCAACGCAGCCGGAATGGTCCGGGGACTGAAGGAGTTCCTCGCGTCCGGCCCGGCTCCCAACACCGTCAACGTCCCGGTCCTGGCCAGGTTGCTGCGCGGCATGCACTGA
- the sigK gene encoding ECF RNA polymerase sigma factor SigK, translating to METPNAPHSEAPATVTDTPADVSHRLAALLEQIAQGDRAAFAEFYQLTSRRVYGMARRVLIDAELSEDTTQEVFLQVWQNAAKFDRAAGSPLSWLMTISHRRAVDKVRSAQSATDREARYGASTQDIDHDSVSDEVGSRLEAEAVVRCLGTLTETQQESVRLAYYGGLTYREVAERLNAAVPTIKSRIRDGLIRLKTCLGVS from the coding sequence ATGGAAACTCCCAACGCGCCTCATTCCGAGGCCCCGGCCACCGTGACGGACACGCCGGCCGACGTCAGCCACCGCCTCGCCGCGCTGCTTGAACAGATAGCCCAGGGCGACCGGGCTGCCTTCGCGGAGTTTTACCAGCTGACCTCCCGACGCGTCTACGGCATGGCGCGCAGGGTCCTCATCGACGCCGAACTCAGTGAGGACACAACGCAGGAAGTATTCCTGCAGGTCTGGCAAAACGCGGCGAAGTTCGACAGGGCCGCCGGCAGCCCGCTCTCCTGGCTCATGACCATCTCGCACCGGCGTGCGGTTGACAAGGTACGGTCGGCACAGTCGGCCACCGACCGTGAAGCCCGTTACGGTGCCAGCACCCAGGACATTGACCACGACAGTGTTTCGGACGAAGTGGGCAGCAGGCTCGAAGCGGAGGCCGTGGTCCGGTGCCTTGGCACGCTGACCGAGACGCAACAGGAATCCGTCCGCCTGGCATACTACGGCGGACTGACCTACCGCGAAGTCGCAGAACGCCTGAACGCGGCAGTTCCCACCATAAAGTCCCGCATCCGCGACGGACTGATCCGCTTGAAGACCTGTCTGGGGGTGAGTTGA
- a CDS encoding PIG-L deacetylase family protein, whose protein sequence is MAVFAAQAESPFNPATDRIGRVLCFAAHPDDIDFGAAGTIAAWTAAGVQVSYCIMTDGDAGGFDPAHRADIIAMRDAEQRKAAALVGVSDIHYLHQRDGYLEPSHEVMREVVRLIRELRPDVVLAMHPERNWRRIQKSHPDHLAVGEAVTRAVYPALENPFAYPELAEAGLEAYKLPWLWLYAGPDERENHFVDVTGHVDAKLEAIHVHVSQHPDVEAMEATVRQGMHANAARAGLPAGRSAEAFHVVAVNGPGTIAGF, encoded by the coding sequence TTGGCTGTCTTCGCTGCGCAGGCAGAAAGCCCGTTCAACCCGGCCACGGACCGGATTGGGCGGGTGCTCTGTTTTGCTGCCCACCCGGACGACATCGACTTCGGTGCTGCCGGCACCATCGCGGCCTGGACGGCGGCGGGTGTCCAGGTCAGCTACTGCATCATGACCGACGGCGACGCCGGCGGCTTTGATCCGGCCCACCGGGCGGACATCATTGCCATGCGGGACGCTGAACAGCGCAAAGCCGCCGCTTTGGTGGGGGTTTCGGACATCCATTACCTCCACCAGCGCGACGGCTACCTCGAACCCTCGCACGAGGTGATGAGGGAAGTGGTGCGGCTCATCCGCGAACTGCGTCCCGACGTCGTGCTGGCCATGCATCCAGAACGGAACTGGCGCCGAATCCAAAAAAGCCACCCGGACCATCTTGCGGTGGGGGAGGCTGTGACCCGCGCTGTTTACCCTGCCTTGGAGAATCCGTTCGCCTACCCCGAACTGGCCGAGGCCGGGCTGGAAGCGTACAAGCTACCGTGGCTTTGGCTGTACGCCGGGCCGGACGAACGGGAAAACCACTTCGTAGATGTCACCGGGCACGTGGACGCGAAGCTCGAAGCCATCCACGTCCACGTCAGCCAGCACCCGGATGTCGAGGCTATGGAAGCGACAGTGCGCCAGGGCATGCACGCCAATGCTGCGCGGGCCGGGCTCCCGGCCGGGCGCAGCGCCGAAGCGTTCCATGTAGTGGCAGTCAACGGGCCCGGTACCATCGCCGGTTTCTAG
- a CDS encoding anti-sigma factor, with the protein MTDMNSGRSGRPGAFGDTVSADLASGRAVDLAELYALDAVTEQERSAIDQYISAAPAAERDSFHERVRQSRETLTRTFKAEEEPPADLFDRIVAQLPAQDARRDPGAPAPSAGAFTSSAAGSSDELAKARQRREERRRPTGARRWLAGIAAAAAIALGGVGVGSYFADQNDPLNQVVRAGDLREASVDVAGGGTATVQISSSEDAVVVRMKDVPAPPEGKVYQMWLIPKDGSAPVSQGLMDAEALSKPAVVEGISSAAALGITVEPVGGSESPTMPTVAAAPLNA; encoded by the coding sequence ATGACCGATATGAATAGTGGACGCAGCGGCCGTCCGGGTGCCTTCGGCGACACCGTCTCCGCTGACCTCGCTTCGGGCCGTGCCGTTGACTTGGCCGAGCTGTACGCACTGGATGCAGTGACGGAACAGGAACGCAGTGCCATAGATCAGTACATTTCAGCGGCACCGGCAGCGGAACGGGACTCCTTCCACGAACGTGTCCGCCAATCGAGGGAAACGCTCACGCGCACCTTCAAGGCGGAGGAGGAACCACCGGCTGACCTTTTCGACCGGATCGTCGCCCAGTTGCCGGCCCAGGACGCGCGCCGGGATCCGGGCGCGCCCGCTCCTTCCGCCGGCGCATTCACCTCTTCCGCCGCAGGTTCCAGTGACGAGCTCGCCAAAGCGCGGCAGCGCCGGGAAGAACGGCGACGTCCAACCGGCGCCCGGCGCTGGCTCGCCGGGATCGCAGCGGCCGCAGCGATAGCCCTGGGCGGGGTCGGCGTCGGTTCCTACTTCGCGGACCAGAACGACCCCCTGAACCAGGTGGTCCGGGCAGGAGACCTCCGGGAAGCCTCGGTAGACGTGGCCGGCGGCGGCACTGCCACCGTCCAGATTTCCTCGTCCGAGGACGCCGTGGTGGTCAGGATGAAAGACGTTCCTGCCCCGCCCGAGGGCAAGGTTTATCAGATGTGGCTCATTCCCAAGGACGGTTCAGCACCCGTCTCGCAGGGGCTGATGGACGCGGAGGCGCTGTCAAAACCCGCAGTAGTGGAGGGCATCTCCTCCGCGGCAGCACTTGGGATCACGGTGGAGCCCGTCGGCGGCTCCGAGTCCCCCACGATGCCAACCGTCGCTGCCGCCCCGTTGAACGCGTAG